The proteins below come from a single Metarhizium brunneum chromosome 1, complete sequence genomic window:
- the ATAD1 gene encoding ATPase family AAA domain-containing protein 1: MQTPILKALPATIVVTARASRAPSLRAFHSTPHRRSGNGSVPGGKPSDDSITEHDNEPELQPATETTGGRARNQTPGALKNRLARRRAASALPPVELPSSFLNNNVSLYSVERLPRLPVALVEDATREKTSRLFQGHTSLSRQKHQTLQSYFDTALTTLLLRDCELAMDFERSKAHDKGRHWNTSASIQSVVRIWDMILDSAWHIVDCIYPARQPEYTYKVRPFWWWDIYKHLDQRTQNSRDQLLALTLSLDERLGHAEQLAYPLSHAVADLPVDTLLSIHHAVKRDLQALPPTVFDAKSSKRPITILSMSGYGGKSISQAVGEHLAFWNDADLIHLDAQDLSVLVGDYLGLNWAYSRGAVSMMGFRAAELNGKLAKEPGDNSRLSEEDDHDAEAGIIGLRASTGSLDDDLQKIRHGEYDCFSKWENLKIDKILDHIIRAPELKAGSQTPQRPILIHLHDIVELSMTLEGSLLLGRLRTLVDTAWHQGMKIAIVGTSSSEKSSEEYQNAVSQFAATDWVITRHLEADRVERRTVAKASSGQARFSLQKADYFTENICNINRMLRALSPNDSPVVVELSNDNVIAYLHSGNPKFSLLRDSILPIPEVYHLACAFRALDDQNPGTGPIGFLERCVMGPLRQQPGQRFLDKDDSEMDIEADTNHQSREEPKSDGRIGMKLNEYEKRISSGQINRENLRTTFEDVHAPKDTISALKLLTSLALVRPDAFAYGVLSQDRIPGCLLYGPPGTGKTMLAKAVAKESGANMLEISGATINDKWVGESEKLIRAVFTLAKKLEPCVVFIDEADSLLANRSMFSNRASHREHINQFLKEWDGMEETNAFIMVATNRPFDLDDAVLRRLPRKILMDLPLNADRAAILRLLLRDESLDGSVSLDDLARKTPYYSGSDLKNVCVAAAMAAVEEENEMAAKHEGPEPYHYPERRVLRRDHFEIALKQIPASISEDMTSLKLIRRFDEEYGNGRRQKKKASMGFGVLEDKGHANGSEARIRSTISAE; encoded by the coding sequence ATGCAGACCCCTATTCTAAAAGCTCTACCTGCGACCATCGTGGTGACGGCTAGAGCCTCTCGGGCACCATCTTTGCGAGCCTTTCATTCGACCCCTCATCGTCGCAGCGGGAATGGCTCTGTGCCCGGGGGCAAGCCGTCCGATGACTCCATCACAGAACACGACAATGAACCCGAGCTGCAACCTGCCACCGAGACCACCGGTGGTCGTGCGAGAAACCAGACACCTGGTGCTTTGAAGAACCGCCTGGCTCGCCGACGAGCAGCCTCCGCTCTGCCGCCTGTCGAGCTGCCATCCAGCTTTCTCAATAACAACGTATCCCTTTACTCGGTCGAGAGGCTACCGCGGCTGCCGGTGGCGcttgttgaagatgccaCGCGCGAAAAGACGTCGCGTCTCTTCCAAGGTCATACGTCCTTGTCAAGACAGAAGCACCAAACCTTGCAGTCGTATTTCGATACTGCTCTCACCACCTTACTGCTGAGAGATTGTGAACTTGCAATGGACTTTGAGCGCTCCAAAGCTCACGATAAAGGCCGCCACTGGAACACATCCGCCTCCATTCAGTCTGTGGTTCGTATTTGGGACATGATCCTCGATTCTGCGTGGCACATTGTCGATTGTATCTATCCGGCGAGGCAACCCGAGTATACGTACAAAGTGCGGCCGTTTTGGTGGTGGGACATATACAAGCATCTCGATCAGCGCACCCAAAACTCTCGAGACCAACTTCTCGCCCTCACTCTTTCCCTGGACGAACGACTTGGCCACGCGGAGCAACTTGCTTACCCCTTATCTCATGCCGTTGCGGACCTACCAGTAGATACCCTCTTGTCTATACATCATGCAGTCAAGCGCGATCTACAAGCGTTGCCACCAACAGTCTTCGACGCAAAATCTAGCAAGCGCCCAATAACCATTCTCTCAATGTCTGGATATGGGGGCAAGTCTATATCCCAGGCTGTAGGCGAGCATCTGGCATTCTGGAATGACGCAGACCTGATTCACTTGGATGCGCAAGATCTGTCAGTGCTTGTAGGCGACTACTTGGGTTTAAACTGGGCGTATTCTCGCGGCGCGGTTTCCATGATGGGCTTCCGTGCTGCTGAATTAAACGGCAAGCTTGCGAAAGAACCTGGCGATAACTCTCGCTTgagtgaagaagatgaccaTGATGCAGAGGCCGGCATTATCGGCTTGCGGGCATCCACAGGCTCCCTTGACGATGACCTCCAAAAGATCAGACACGGCGAATATGATTGTTTCAGTAAATGGGAGAATCTTAAAATTGACAAAATCTTGGACCATATCATTCGTGCCCCGGAGCTGAAGGCCGGTTCGCAAACGCCCCAGCGACCCATTCTTATTCATCTTCACGACATTGTTGAGTTGAGCATGACGTTGGAAGGATCACTATTGCTTGGCAGGCTGAGAACACTGGTCGACACTGCTTGGCATCAGGGAATGAAGATTGCTATTGTAGGAACATCCTCATCTGAAAAGTCTTCTGAAGAGTATCAGAATGCAGTCAGCCAATTTGCAGCCACCGACTGGGTCATTACACGACACCTTGAGGCAGATCGAGTTGAAAGACGGACGGTGGCAAAGGCTAGTTCTGGACAGGCCCGATTTAGCCTCCAAAAAGCAGACTACTTCACAGAAAATATCTGCAACATAAATCGCATGCTCAGAGCATTGAGCCCCAATGACTCGCCAGTGGTGGTAGAACTTTCAAACGACAACGTCATAGCGTACCTCCATTCTGGGAATCCCaagttttcccttttgcGAGATTCCATTCTGCCTATTCCTGAAGTGTATCATCTGGCCTGCGCCTTCAGGGCGCTTGACGACCAAAATCCAGGGACAGGCCCTATCGGATTCCTGGAACGATGTGTCATGGGCCCGCTTCGACAACAGCCTGGCCAGCGTTTCCTTGACAAAGATGACAGCGAGATGGACATCGAAGCTGATACAAACCATCAGAGTCGCGAAGAGCCTAAGTCTGATGGACGGATTGGAATGAAGCTCAATGAGTACGAAAAGCGCATCTCTTCTGGGCAAATAAATCGGGAGAATCTTCGCACAACATTTGAAGATGTCCATGCGCCGAAAGATACTATATCTGCTCTCAAACTGCTCACATCACTAGCCCTTGTACGCCCTGACGCCTTTGCTTATGGCGTGCTTTCTCAGGATAGGATACCAGGTTGTTTGTTGTATGGGCCACCTGGAACTGGTAAGACGATGCTTGCCAAAGCTGTGGCAAAGGAGAGTGGTGCCAATATGCTTGAAATTAGCGGCGCTACGATCAATGATAAATGGGTTGGAGAGAGTGAGAAATTGATTCGCGCGGTTTTCACTTTGGCTAAAAAGTTGGAGCCATGCGTCGTTTTTATTGACGAAGCCGATTCTCTACTTGCAAATCGCAGCATGTTTAGCAATAGAGCCTCGCATCGCGAGCATATTAACCAGTTTTTGAAAGAGTGGGATGGCATGGAAGAGACAAACGCTTTTATCATGGTGGCGACGAATCGACCTTTTGATCTTGACGATGCTGTCCTGCGGAGGTTACCTCGCAAAATTCTCATGGACCTGCCGCTGAATGCCGACCGCGCAGCCATCTTGCGTCTTCTCCTACGAGACGAGTCATTGGACGGTTCTGTGTCACTGGACGACCTGGCGCGGAAAACTCCGTATTATTCGGGCTCTGATCTTAAAAACGTTTGTGTTgcagctgccatggccgcggtggaggaggagaatgaGATGGCCGCTAAACACGAGGGCCCTGAGCCATACCACTACCCGGAGCGCCGTGTTTTGCGCAGGGATCATTTTGAAATTGCCTTGAAGCAAATACCTGCAAGCATTAGCGAAGATATGACGTCGCTGAAGCTGATACGCAGGTTCGATGAGGAGTATGGAAACGGACGaaggcagaagaagaaggcctcCATGGGATTCGGGGTCCTTGAAGACAAAGGACATGCTAATGGTAGTGAGGCAAGAATTCGTTCTACAATCTCTGCGGAATGA
- the atp-2_0 gene encoding ATP synthase subunit beta encodes MFKSGISSFARASRPTFSAAASRRALKPAALRFPLNSRFASSASVGVGKIHQVIGAVVDVKFDTAKLPAILNSLETDNNGQKLVLEVSQHLGENVVRCIAMDGTEGLVRGAKATDTGAPITIPVGPATLGRIINVTGDPIDERGPIKTDKFLPIHSEPPEFIDQSTSAEILVTGIKVVDLLAPYARGGKIGLFGGAGVGKTVFIQELINNIAKAHGGYSVFTGVGERTREGNDLYHEMQETSVIQLDGESKVALVFGQMNEPPGARARVALTGLTIAEYFRDQEGQDVLLFIDNIFRFTQAGSEVSALLGRIPSAVGYQPTLAVDMGGMQERITTTKKGSITSVQAVYVPADDLTDPAPATTFAHLDATTVLSRGISELGIYPAVDPLDSTSRMLDPRIVGEEHYNTATRVQQILQEYKSLQDIIAILGMDELSEADKLTVERARKIQRFLSQPFTVAQVFTGIEGTLVDLKETIASFKAILSGEGDGLPENAFYMVGDLASAKEKGAKILADLEKN; translated from the exons ATGTTCAAGAG CGGCATTTCCTCCTTCGCCAGGGCGTCTCGCCCGAccttctcggccgccgcctcgcgACGTGCCCTTAAGCCTGCCGCTCTCCGATTCCCCCTGAACAGCAGATTCGCCAGTTCTGCCAGCGTTGGTGTCGGCAAGATTCACCAG GTTATCGGTGCTGTCGTCGACG TCAAGTTCGACACCGCCAAGTTGCCTGCTATTCTGAATTCCCTCGAGACCGACAACAATGGCCAGAAGCTCGTCCTAGAAGTTTCC CAACATCTGGGTGAGAACGTCGTTCGTTGCATTGCTATGGACG GTACCGAAGGTCTCGTCCGAGGCGCCAAGGCCACCGACACTGGTGCTCCCATCACCATTCCTGTCGGCCCTGCTACCCTGGGTCGTATCATCAACGTCACTGGTGACCCCATTGACGAGCGTGGTCCCATCAAGACTGACAAGTTCTTGCCCATCCATTCCGAGCCCCCGGAGTTCATTGATCAGTCCACCTCTGCTGAGATTTTGGTCACTGGTATCAAGGTCGTCGATCTGCTCGCTCCCTATGCCCGTGGTGGAAAGATTGGTCTCTTTGGCGGTGCTGGTGTCGGCAAGACTGTGTTCATCCAGGAGCTTATCAACAATATCGCCAAGGCTCACGGTGGTTACTCTGTCTTCACTGGTGTTGGTGAGCGTACTCGTGAGGGTAATGATCTGTACCATGAAATGCAGGAAACCTCCGTCATTCAGCTGGATGGCGAGTCAAAGGTCGCCCTGGTGTTCGGTCAGATGAACGAACCCCCTGGTGCCCGTGCTCGTGTCGCCCTTACTGGTCTGACGATTGCTGAGTACTTCCGTGACCAGGAAGGCCAGGATGTGCTACTCTTCATTGACAACATTTTCCGATTCACTCAGGCCGGTTCTGAGGTGTCTGCCTTGCTGGGTCGTATTCCTTCCGCCGTCGGTTACCAGCCTACTCTTGCCGTCGACATGGGTGGTATGCAGGAGCGTATTACTACCACCAAGAAGGGTTCTATTACTTCCGTCCAGGCTGTCTACGTCCCCGCTGACGATTTGACGGATCCTGCCCCTGCCACGACCTTCGCTCACTTGGACGCCACTACTGTCTTGTCTCGTGGTATCTCTGAGTTGGGTATCTATCCCGCTGTCGACCCTCTCGACTCTACCTCTCGTATGCTTGATCCCCGTATCGTTGGTGAAGAGCACTACAACACGGCTACCCGTGTCCAGCAGATTCTACAGGAGTACAAGTCCTTGCAGGATATCATTGCTATTCTGGGTATGGATGAATTGTCCGAGGCTGATAAGCTTACTGTCGAGCGTGCCCGTAAGATTCAGCGTTTCCTTAGCCAGCCTTTCACTGTCGCTCAGGTTTTCACTGGTATCGAGGGCACGCTGGTTGACCTTAAGGAGACCATTGCCTCATTCAAGGCTATCTTGAGCGGTGAGGGTGACGGGCTTCCCGAGAATGCCTTCTACATGGTTGGTGACCTTGCCTCCGCTAAGGAGAAGGGTGCGAAGATTCTTGCGGATTTGGAGAAGAACTAG
- the gbeA gene encoding 1,4-alpha-glucan-branching enzyme, which produces MTDIQGLLNEAGAAGLTPDDIPRDGTGVVKLDPGLDPFSEALKRRYGKSQDWINRIKATEGGLEKFSRGYEKFGLNASDDGTITYREWAPNAVAASLVGDFNNWDANSHEMKKNDFGVFEIVLPPKDGQPAIPHNSKIKISLELPNGGRVDRLPAWIKYVTQDLSVSPAYDARFWNPPKADKYEFKHERPSKPGSVRVYEAHVGISTPEQRVATYKEFTQNMLPRIKGLGYNTIQLMAVMEHAYYASFGYQVNNFFAASSRYGPPEDLKELVDTAHAMGISVLLDVVHSHASKNVLDGINEFDGTDHQYFHGGGKGRHDQWDSRLFNYGHHEVLRFLLSNLHFWMEEYRFDGFRFDGVTSMLYVHHGIGAGFSGGYHEYFGSEVDEEAVVYLMIANEMLHSLFPECITIAEDVSGMPALCVPLALGGVGFDYRLAMAVPDMWIKILKELKDEQWDIGNICFTLANRRHGEKTIAYCESHDQALVGDKTLMMHLCDAEMYTNMSVLSPLTSVIERGMSLHKMIRLLTHSLGGEGYLNFEGNEFGHPEWLDFPREGNNNSFWYARRQLNLTEDHLLRYQYLNNFDRSMNQCEAKYGWLHSPQAYISLKHEVDKVIVFERAGLVFVFNLHSSQSFADYRIGIEVSGTYRIVLNTDSKEAGGFNRVDENTRFFTTPMEWNGRKNWTQVYIPCRTAMVLALE; this is translated from the exons ATGACAGACATCCAAGGGCTGCTCAATGAAGCGGGCGCTGCTGGTTTGACTCCAGACGATATACCTCGGGATGGCACTG GCGTGGTAAAGCTGGACCCCGGGCTAGATCCATTTAGCGAAGCCCTGAAGCGCAGATACGGCAAATCCCAGGATTGGATCAACAGAATTAAAGCCACTGAAGGTGGCTTGGAGAAATTTTCGAGG GGCTACGAGAAGTTTGGCCTAAATGCGAGTGATGATGGCACCATTACATATCGAGAATGGGCACCCAATGCTGTAGCAGCATCACTCGTAGGAGATTTCA ACAACTGGGATGCCAATTCCCatgagatgaagaagaacgACTTTGGAGTTTTCGAAATTGTGTTGCCACCCAAGgatggccagccagccataCCACATAATTCAAAAATCAAG ATTTCCTTGGAACTACCCAATGGGGGAAGGGTGGACCGTCTGCCGGCTTGGATTAAATACGTGACGCAAGATCTGAGTGTGTCTCCGGCATATGATGCGCGATTCTGGAACCCCCCTAAAGCCGACAAGTATGAATTCAAACATGAGAGGCCTTCTAAACCTGGCAGTGTCCGAGTATACGAGGCCCATGTCGGAATTTCCACGCCTGAACAAAGAGTAGCGACTTACAAGGAATTCACACAGAATATGCTCCCCAGAATTAAAGGTCTTGGTTACAATACGATTCAACTTATGGCGGTCATGGAGCATGCATATTATGCATCGTTTGGTTACCAAGTTAACAATTTTTTCGCGGCAAGCAGTCGATATGGGCCGCCTGAAGATCTCAAAGAGCTCGTTGATACTGCACACGCCATGGGAATCAGTGTACTATTGGATGTCGTGCATAGTCACGCCTCAAAAAATGTTCTTGATGGCATAAACGAATTTGATGGTACAGATCATCAATACttccacggcggcggcaaggggCGCCATGATCAGTGGGACAGCCGACTGTTTAACTATGGCCACCACGAAGTTCTGCGGTTTCTCCTCAGCAATTTGCACTTTTGGATGGAGGAATATCGTTTTGACGGATTTAGATTTGATGGCGTTACAAGTATGCTGTACGTTCATCATGGCATTGGCGC GGGCTTTTCTGGCGGCTATCATGAATATTTTGGTTCCGAAGTTGATGAAGAGGCTGTGGTATATCTGATGATTGCCAACGAAATGTTACACTCCTTGTTTCCTGAGTGTATCACAATAGCAGAAGACGTATCCGGAATGCCAGCGCTCTGTGTGCCTCTTGCGCTGGGAGGTGTTGGGTTCGATTATCGCCTTGCAATGGCAGTCCCGGATATGTGGATCAAGATTCTGAAAGAGCTGAAGGATGAGCAGTGGGATATTGGAAACATCTGCTTCACTCTTGCTAATCGACGCCATGGCGAGAAGACCATTGCCTACTGTGAGAGTCACGACCAAGC GCTGGTAGGTGACAAAACACTTATGATGCATCTCTGCGACGCTGAAATGTACACGAATATGTCGGTCCTGTCACCATTGACATCCGTAATTGAGAGAGGCATGTCGCTTCACAAGATGATTAGGCTGCTCACTCATAGTTTGGGAGGCGAAGGGTATTTGAATTTTGAAGGTAACGAGTTTGGCCATCCCGAGTGGCTTGACTTCCCTAGggaagggaacaacaattCGTTTTGGTATGCGCGTCGCCAGCTTAACCTGACAGAAGATCATCTGCTACGGTATCAGTATCTCAACAACTTTGATCGATCAATGAACCAGTGTGAAGCTAAATATGGATGGCTTCATTCCCCCCAAGCGTATATCTCACTCAAGCATGAGGTTGACAAGGTCATTGTCTTCGAGCGGGCGGGCTTAGTGTTCGTGTTTAACCTTCACTCTTCCCAAAGTTTCGCTGATTATCGCATCGGTATTGAGGTTTCTGGCACATATCGTATTGTTCTCAACACCGACTCCAAGGAGGCGGGCGGGTTCAATCGGGTGGATGAAAACACTCGCTTCTTTACGACCCCAATGGAATGGAATGGGCGGAAGAATTGGACCCAAGTGTACATTCCGTGTCGCACAGCTATG GTGCTGGCCTTGGAATAA
- the MCX1 gene encoding ATP-dependent clpX-like chaperone, whose product MPGQSRKVVCVVQACISSGGNIRCSPRSTHVRCLSTTAPHQTSRRTPDFNSGFTGSYDPTAELGRGPMFNKANFGVPQFYPRDLKRRVDEYVVGQERAKRTICSTLFNHYQKLRRRHQHEHEQRNFQEKLMRQRFARDRELHQKRRDIHPVEDEFPGHNESVRQLHDATEFEENPLDHLYVPEDPSAPEHVKIDKSNLLLIGPTGVGKTYILETLSKQIHVPFSICDCNSLTQAGYIGQDVETCIERLLIEANYDIKATEYGIVVLDEFDKLARRESPTGRDVGGEGVQQALLKLVEGTKITINVKDNRSSRSTPPITTNYSSGGSSSSAPQAVPPGGKVDQYTIDTSNILFVFCGAFVGLDKAVLQRVAKPSMGFGGELRGRSTLSGSKHILPSSVYAHIAHHDAMPEASFTPLDLATPADLQSFGFIPELIGRLHNICALSHLSTSDLLRVLTEPRNSLVAQYTALFETYPSRLRFTEKALYAIAERAAAIGTGARGLKMEMERILAEPMFDAPMPYVLITEDCVKGSGKATYWGKDGRFEIDRRLEEESMSRQDTIPQVTFERMREAGQSGG is encoded by the exons ATGCCTGGACAGTCAAGAAAGGTGGTTTGCGTTGTGCAGGCCTGCATAAGCTCCGGTGGCAACATACGCTGTTCACCAAGGAGCACTCATGTGCGTTGTCTTTCAACCACAGCTCCCCATCAGACATCTCGACGGACGCCAGACTTCAACTCCGGGTTCACAGGCAGCTATGACCCCACGGCTGAGCTGGGCCGTGGCCCTATGTTTAATAAAGCCAACTTTGGAGTCCCCCAATTTTACCCTCGGGATCTGAAGAGACGAGTCGATGAGTACGTTGTAGGCCAAGAGAGAGCAAAGAGGACCATTTGCTCAACCCTCTTCAACCATTATCAGAAACTTCGAAGGCGTCATCAACACGAGCATGAGCAGAGAAACTTTCAGGAAAAGCTGATGCGTCAACGTTTTGCTCGCGACCGCGAGTTGCATCAAAAGAGAAGAGACATACATCCCGTAGAAG ATGAATTTCCTGGGCACAATGAGTCGGTCAGACAGTTGCACGACGCAACAGAGTTTGAGGAAAACCCTCTTGATCATTTATATGTCCCAGAAGACCCGTCAGCGCCGGAGCATGTCAAGATTGATAAAAGTAACTTGCTGTTGATTGGGCCAACAGGTGTTGGCAAGACTTACATCCTAGA AACGTTGAGCAAACAAATTCATGTCCCCTTTTCGATATGTGACTGCAATTCCCTCACTCAGGCCGGCTACATTGGCCAGGATGTGGAAACTTGCATTGAGCGGCTACTCATTGAGGCCAACTACGATATTAAAGCTACGGAATACGGAATTGTGGTGCTAGATGAGTTCGACAAGCTTGCCAGGAGAGAATCCCCGACAGGGCGTGATGTTGGTGGAGAAGGTGTCCAACAAGCCTTGCTCAAGTTGGTCGAAGGGACCAAGATTACCATCAATGTGAAGGATAACCGATCATCACGATCAACCCCGCCAATCACCACAAACTATAGCTCTGGTggatcgtcgtcgtcggcaccgCAGGCCGTTCCCCCAGGGGGGAAAGTCGACCAGTACACAATCGACACCAGCAACATCTTATTCGTATTCTGCGGTGCGTTCGTCGGTCTGGATAAAGCCGTGTTGCAGCGTGTAGCCAAGCCGTCAATGGGCTTCGGTGGCGAGTTGAGAGGTCGGTCGACACTTTCTGGAAGCAAGCACATCCTTCCTTCGAGCGTATACGCTCATATTGCTCATCATGACGCGATGCCAGAAGCTTCATTTACGCCGCTAGATCTTGCAACACCTGCAGATCTGCAAAGCTTCGGGTTTATCCCAGAACTAATAGGCCGCCTACATAACATCTGTGCTCTAAGTCACTTGTCCACCAGCGACCTGCTCCGTGTACTCACAGAGCCCCGGAACAGTCTTGTTGCGCAATACACGGCATTATTTGAGACGTACCCGTCGCGATTACGCTTCACTGAAAAGGCATTATACGCCATTGCAGAAAGGGCTGCAGCTATTGGAACTGGTGCCAGGGGTCTGAAGATGGAAATGGAACGGATTCTCGCTGAGCCGATGTTTGATGCCCCTATGCCGTATGTTCTTATAACAGAGGACTGTGTTAAGGGATCAGGTAAAGCAACATACTGGGGTAAAGACGGGAGGTTCGAAATAGACAGGCGGTTGGAAGAAGAGAGTATGAGTCGTCAAGACACAATACCTCAGGTGACCTTTGAGCGTATGAGGGAGGCCGGGCAGAGTGGGGGATAA
- the cya-4 gene encoding Cytochrome c oxidase subunit 5 produces the protein MLRTPASNLLRKGLVRSVPAAASRASSTHAISNPTLKNIEKRWEGMPLQEQADLWMALRDRMKGNWNELTLQEKKAAYWIAFGPHGPRAVDPPGTNARVAWGIAVGLAASFAIFAAIRSFAKPEPHTMSKEYQEASNELLIQQKADPLTGITSEGYSGKGMVQSPPKGN, from the exons ATGCTGCGCACACCGGCATCGAATCTGCTGCGCAAGGGCTTGGTGCGCAGTGTCCCAGCCGCTGCCTCCCGAGCCTCTTCCACCCACGCGATTTCCAACCCTACACTCAAGAACATCGAGAAGAGATGGGAGGGCATGCCTCTCCAGGAGCAGGCTGATCTGTGGATGGCTCTGCGTGATCGCATGAAGGGTAACTGGAACGAGTTGACCCtgcaggagaagaaggccg CATACTGGATCGCTTTTGGTCCCCATGGCCCCCGTGCTGTTGACCCCCCGGGTACCAATGCTCGCGTTGCCTGGGGCATTGCCGTCGGTCTTGCTGCCAGCTTTGCCATCTTCGCTGCCATTCGATCTTTTGCCAAGCCTGAACCCCATACCATGTCCAAGGAATATCAGGAGGCTTCCAATGAGCTCCTTATC CAACAAAAAGCCGATCCCCTTACCGGTATTACATCCGAGGGCTACAGTGGCAAGGGCATGGTCCAGTCTCCTCCGAAGGGCAACTAA